The following proteins are encoded in a genomic region of Leifsonia psychrotolerans:
- a CDS encoding APC family permease: MSTTTRTSRKSESAPTDSGLRRGVMTGPELAAQAIANIAPTAVIAFTAAAIYIGAGNGTLYSFILATIVILCVGYCVATFAKRHASAGSLYTYVSKGLGPFGAYLAGVALIIGCWGIAAGSLGGSISYMSQFLILLGIPAGGVGAQIGLAILLGGLATLFTIRGIRVSARISLVLELVSVTIVMVLLVMALVWAGPAAWDPSQFDLTGVPLSGVATGMVLGILGFVGFSSADALGREAKNPYTAIPRAIMWSAVTVGILYVFAAYTQVVVLGEGLAGSANPLEDISTQIGMPSWFPLLITFGVGASFFAVVVAPLNVVGRIIYVMGKEGVVPERFGRTHESHLTPHRVLLVAGPAAIVLDIILLSFGTHAMDITVWVDTFGTYGYMVAYSLVAIACVIYTRREKMPNVLVWIAATIAVLSMIYVFIANVYPMPAYPLNVIPYIFLVVMLAAIGWYVYLAKKRPEVIMNIGNTETDQLEGMG; this comes from the coding sequence ATGTCTACAACCACTCGCACTTCGAGAAAGTCCGAGTCGGCACCCACCGACTCCGGTCTGCGCCGCGGCGTCATGACCGGGCCTGAGCTTGCCGCTCAGGCCATCGCCAACATCGCCCCGACCGCGGTGATCGCGTTCACCGCCGCAGCAATCTACATCGGCGCCGGCAACGGCACGCTGTATTCGTTCATCCTCGCGACGATCGTCATTCTCTGCGTCGGCTACTGCGTCGCCACATTCGCCAAGCGTCACGCTTCGGCCGGCTCGCTCTACACCTACGTCTCGAAGGGCCTCGGCCCGTTCGGCGCCTACCTGGCCGGTGTGGCCCTGATCATCGGCTGCTGGGGCATCGCCGCCGGTTCGCTGGGCGGTTCGATCTCGTACATGAGCCAGTTCCTCATTCTGCTCGGCATTCCCGCCGGCGGCGTGGGCGCTCAGATCGGGCTCGCCATTCTGCTCGGTGGGCTTGCCACGCTGTTCACGATTCGCGGCATCCGGGTCTCGGCCCGCATCTCGCTCGTGCTCGAGCTGGTCTCGGTGACCATCGTGATGGTGCTGCTTGTCATGGCGCTGGTCTGGGCCGGCCCCGCCGCCTGGGACCCGTCGCAGTTCGACCTGACCGGTGTGCCGCTCTCGGGCGTCGCCACGGGGATGGTGCTCGGCATCCTCGGCTTCGTCGGCTTCTCCTCGGCGGATGCCCTGGGTCGCGAAGCCAAGAACCCCTACACCGCAATTCCCCGCGCCATCATGTGGAGCGCCGTGACCGTCGGCATCCTCTACGTCTTCGCCGCCTACACGCAGGTCGTCGTGCTCGGTGAGGGACTGGCCGGCAGCGCCAACCCGCTCGAAGATATCTCCACGCAGATCGGCATGCCGAGCTGGTTCCCGCTGCTGATCACGTTCGGTGTCGGCGCCTCATTCTTCGCCGTCGTCGTCGCGCCGTTGAACGTTGTCGGCCGCATCATCTACGTGATGGGCAAGGAAGGCGTTGTACCCGAGCGCTTCGGCCGCACCCACGAGAGCCACCTCACGCCGCACCGCGTGCTGCTCGTCGCCGGCCCCGCCGCGATCGTGCTCGACATCATCCTGCTGAGCTTCGGCACGCACGCCATGGACATCACCGTCTGGGTCGACACCTTCGGCACCTACGGCTACATGGTCGCCTACTCGCTCGTCGCCATCGCCTGCGTGATCTACACGCGCCGCGAGAAGATGCCGAATGTGCTCGTCTGGATCGCCGCCACCATCGCCGTGCTCAGCATGATCTACGTGTTCATCGCCAACGTCTATCCGATGCCGGCCTACCCGCTGAACGTCATCCCGTACATCTTCCTTGTCGTGATGCTCGCGGCAATCGGCTGGTACGTCTACCTGGCGAAGAAGCGCCCCGAGGTCATCATGAACATCGGAAACACCGAAACCGACCAGCTCGAGGGCATGGGCTAA
- a CDS encoding fucose isomerase encodes MTTYTLPTAAVRPTKAPQTAYLIASGDLRESANTAGWPTQVELEAGVTGVLNGFGWTVIRANGVDPATGHGFISSQRMGLEVFKNIPVDAPLIVAEAVWQYSHHVLAGLRTHQGPILTVANFAGDWPGLVGLLGLNAGLTKMDKPYASIWSVDFSDDWFKAGIKEWTETGAITHDDSHVRALPELPASPERELGEALAAELLADKAIIGVFDEGCMGMYNAIFDDELLNKTGIYKERLSQSALYAEMLTVTDAEADDAYMWLTDRGMVFNYGEDAATELTRDQVQWQLKMYIAALRIADDFGLDAAGIQYQQGLKDLVPASDLAEGLLNSTERPPVTSRNGARVLHEGRAFPHFNEADEGVAVDALVTDRVWTAMGLIPDNTLHDVRWGEDYNGQFVWAYEISGSVPGSHLGGWDKAEGWRQGHVFFPAGGATINGVSKPGEVVLSRVFIADGILQADIFRASVVELPAEETKRRKEATNPEWPIAHVVLHGISRDQFMARHKANHVQLVYAPTTEIADKALVAKAAMFAGMGIAVHVVGDVAM; translated from the coding sequence ATGACCACGTACACCCTGCCCACCGCGGCCGTACGGCCGACGAAGGCACCCCAGACCGCCTACCTGATCGCCTCCGGCGACCTGCGAGAGTCGGCGAACACGGCGGGCTGGCCGACACAGGTCGAACTCGAGGCGGGTGTCACGGGCGTGCTGAACGGCTTTGGTTGGACGGTCATCCGCGCCAATGGTGTCGATCCGGCCACGGGCCACGGCTTCATTTCCAGCCAGCGAATGGGGCTTGAGGTGTTCAAGAACATCCCCGTTGATGCGCCCCTCATCGTGGCCGAGGCCGTGTGGCAGTACTCGCATCACGTGCTCGCGGGCCTTCGCACCCACCAGGGCCCGATCCTCACGGTCGCGAACTTTGCCGGTGACTGGCCCGGGCTCGTCGGCCTGCTCGGGCTCAATGCGGGCCTGACGAAGATGGACAAGCCGTATGCGTCAATCTGGTCCGTCGACTTCAGCGACGACTGGTTCAAAGCGGGCATTAAAGAGTGGACCGAGACCGGTGCGATCACCCACGATGACTCGCACGTGCGCGCATTGCCGGAACTACCGGCAAGCCCCGAGCGCGAGCTGGGTGAGGCGCTCGCCGCCGAGTTGCTCGCTGACAAGGCCATCATTGGCGTGTTCGATGAGGGCTGCATGGGAATGTACAACGCGATCTTCGACGACGAATTACTGAACAAGACCGGCATTTACAAGGAGCGGCTGTCGCAGTCGGCGCTCTACGCCGAAATGCTCACCGTGACGGATGCCGAAGCTGACGATGCGTACATGTGGCTCACCGACCGCGGGATGGTCTTCAACTACGGCGAGGATGCGGCCACCGAGCTCACCCGCGATCAGGTGCAGTGGCAGCTGAAGATGTACATCGCCGCACTCCGCATCGCCGATGATTTCGGGCTTGACGCGGCTGGCATCCAGTACCAGCAGGGCTTGAAAGACCTCGTTCCGGCCTCCGATCTCGCCGAAGGACTGCTGAACTCGACCGAACGCCCGCCGGTGACCTCGCGCAACGGCGCGCGCGTGCTGCACGAGGGGCGCGCCTTCCCGCACTTCAACGAGGCCGACGAGGGGGTCGCTGTCGACGCTCTCGTCACCGACCGGGTGTGGACCGCGATGGGCCTCATCCCCGACAACACTCTGCATGACGTGCGCTGGGGTGAGGATTACAACGGCCAGTTCGTCTGGGCCTACGAGATCTCTGGCTCCGTTCCCGGATCGCACCTTGGCGGATGGGACAAGGCCGAGGGATGGCGGCAGGGGCACGTCTTCTTCCCGGCCGGCGGCGCGACAATCAACGGGGTCTCCAAGCCGGGGGAGGTCGTGTTGTCGCGCGTCTTCATCGCCGACGGGATCCTGCAGGCTGACATTTTTCGGGCATCCGTCGTCGAACTCCCCGCAGAGGAGACGAAGCGCCGCAAGGAGGCCACGAACCCGGAGTGGCCGATCGCGCACGTCGTGTTGCATGGCATCTCGCGTGACCAATTCATGGCTCGCCACAAGGCGAACCACGTTCAACTCGTTTACGCTCCCACCACCGAGATTGCCGACAAAGCACTCGTCGCGAAGGCCGCGATGTTTGCGGGCATGGGCATCGCAGTGCACGTCGTCGGAGACGTGGCGATGTGA
- a CDS encoding TIGR00645 family protein has translation MTAPTNPPTTRHFPPQSRWLQSVGFLIFFSRWLQAPLYLGLIVAQLVYVVVFITELVHLAQEVFSDLSHVNESVIMLSVLGLIDVVMIANLLIMVIIGGYETFVSKIKIDGHPDQPEWLSHVNANVLKVKLAMAIIGISSIHLLKTFIEVGNMPPRGQVDTGETLTGERYTWDGVLWQVIIHMVFIFSALALAWIDKISRDVDHHEIPHGEPRGAHWTGAESQHAVSHRVSPASHEASLQAPAKQMPDFSHPLV, from the coding sequence ATGACCGCGCCGACGAACCCGCCGACCACCCGTCACTTCCCGCCCCAGAGCCGCTGGCTGCAAAGCGTCGGCTTTCTGATCTTCTTCAGCCGATGGCTGCAGGCCCCGCTCTACCTCGGCCTGATCGTGGCCCAGCTCGTCTACGTTGTTGTCTTCATCACCGAACTCGTGCACCTGGCGCAGGAGGTCTTCAGTGACCTGAGCCACGTCAATGAGTCAGTGATCATGCTCTCGGTGCTCGGCCTGATCGACGTCGTGATGATCGCGAACCTGCTGATCATGGTGATCATCGGCGGCTACGAGACGTTTGTCTCGAAGATCAAGATCGACGGCCACCCGGACCAGCCCGAGTGGCTCTCGCACGTCAACGCCAACGTGCTCAAGGTCAAGCTGGCCATGGCCATCATCGGCATCTCATCGATTCATCTGCTCAAGACCTTCATCGAGGTTGGCAACATGCCTCCCCGTGGGCAGGTCGATACCGGCGAGACTCTCACGGGTGAGCGCTACACCTGGGATGGCGTGCTGTGGCAGGTCATCATCCACATGGTCTTCATCTTCTCGGCTCTCGCCCTGGCCTGGATCGACAAGATCTCCCGTGATGTCGATCACCACGAGATTCCCCACGGCGAGCCGCGGGGCGCGCACTGGACCGGCGCTGAGTCGCAGCATGCGGTCTCGCACCGCGTGTCTCCGGCCAGCCACGAAGCCTCACTCCAGGCTCCCGCCAAGCAAATGCCGGACTTTTCCCACCCGCTGGTCTAG
- a CDS encoding putative quinol monooxygenase encodes MSTTLIATFQAKPGHRDEVRALIDAFAEVVREEPGNVLFEPSTRVDDDHSFVVYEQYLDQAAFDAHVASPAGGPFNEALLPHIEGDGSVLEFLTLTSAPLHEGE; translated from the coding sequence ATGAGCACCACATTGATCGCCACATTCCAGGCCAAGCCCGGCCACCGCGACGAGGTCCGTGCGCTTATCGACGCCTTCGCCGAGGTCGTGCGCGAGGAACCCGGAAACGTGCTGTTCGAGCCGAGCACCCGCGTCGACGACGACCACTCGTTCGTCGTGTACGAGCAGTACCTCGATCAGGCCGCATTCGACGCGCACGTGGCGTCGCCCGCCGGCGGACCGTTCAACGAGGCATTGCTGCCGCACATCGAGGGCGACGGCTCGGTACTCGAGTTTCTGACCCTCACCTCGGCGCCCCTGCACGAAGGCGAGTAG
- a CDS encoding glycosyltransferase 87 family protein, producing the protein MSSLLDQIDSQVSQLLTRRRRRWLSQPRTLCGGFLTLYAIFFVALLPTIIRGEVLGDLPLYRIWAENGLQGGVWPGISMPWVYPIGALVPITLAGLAGPAFYQLLWFLLTMVLNAGALAVLTDFGRNRRAYSAAWWWLLISLVLSPVALLRLEGLTAPLVIAGLVLLARRPVVASALLTVATWIKVWPVAVLLAIIAAGRHRMRVIVTASVVTAAVATTVWALGGLATLTSFVTMQSDRALQLEAPISTPWVWLAAVGHPGSFIYENVTLATREVAGPGATAAAAAMTPLMLLAVVGIFTLILRAKRRSRDVTQLMLVGALALSTALVVFNKVGSPQYMLWIAPIVAVGIANDGQRWRVPAYLMLGIGLLTTLVFPVSYQPLIAGDPAAVLLLTLRNALVVLMLLWSSRSLWLLENVSVPAPHTREIGVVAVLDT; encoded by the coding sequence ATGTCTTCTCTTCTCGACCAGATCGACAGCCAGGTCTCCCAGCTGCTCACCCGGCGCCGGCGCCGCTGGCTCTCACAACCGCGCACCCTCTGCGGCGGGTTTCTCACGTTGTACGCGATCTTCTTCGTGGCGCTTCTGCCCACCATCATTCGCGGGGAGGTGCTCGGCGACCTGCCGCTGTATCGAATCTGGGCCGAAAACGGGTTGCAGGGCGGAGTCTGGCCGGGCATCTCGATGCCGTGGGTGTACCCGATCGGCGCCCTCGTACCCATCACGCTGGCTGGCCTGGCCGGGCCCGCTTTCTACCAACTGCTCTGGTTTCTGCTGACCATGGTGCTGAACGCGGGCGCCCTGGCCGTGCTGACCGATTTTGGCCGCAATCGCCGTGCCTACTCCGCCGCCTGGTGGTGGCTGCTGATCAGCCTCGTGCTCAGCCCCGTCGCCCTGCTGCGCCTCGAAGGGCTGACCGCGCCACTGGTGATCGCCGGCCTGGTTCTGCTCGCCCGCCGCCCGGTCGTCGCGAGCGCGCTGCTCACTGTGGCCACCTGGATCAAGGTCTGGCCCGTCGCCGTTCTGCTGGCCATCATCGCAGCAGGCCGCCACCGGATGCGCGTGATCGTCACGGCGAGCGTTGTCACGGCGGCCGTCGCCACCACGGTGTGGGCGCTGGGAGGCCTCGCCACGCTCACCAGTTTCGTGACCATGCAGTCCGACCGGGCGCTCCAGCTCGAAGCGCCGATCTCGACCCCCTGGGTCTGGTTGGCCGCGGTCGGCCATCCGGGAAGCTTCATCTACGAAAACGTCACCCTGGCCACCCGCGAGGTCGCCGGGCCGGGTGCCACAGCCGCGGCCGCCGCGATGACCCCACTCATGCTGCTCGCCGTGGTCGGAATCTTCACTCTGATTCTGCGGGCCAAGCGGCGCAGCCGCGACGTGACACAGCTGATGCTGGTGGGCGCCCTGGCGCTCAGCACCGCGCTCGTCGTCTTCAACAAGGTCGGGTCGCCCCAGTACATGCTCTGGATCGCGCCCATCGTGGCCGTGGGTATCGCCAACGACGGGCAGCGTTGGCGTGTTCCGGCCTACCTCATGCTCGGCATCGGCCTGCTGACCACTCTGGTCTTCCCGGTGTCGTACCAGCCGCTGATCGCGGGCGACCCCGCAGCCGTGCTGCTGCTCACTCTGCGCAACGCCCTGGTCGTGCTGATGCTGCTCTGGTCATCGCGCAGCCTCTGGCTGCTGGAGAATGTCTCCGTGCCCGCCCCTCACACGCGCGAAATCGGAGTTGTGGCGGTTCTCGACACGTGA
- a CDS encoding PucR family transcriptional regulator: MARDVLSVARVLAGTLVGDSVSPATPVDSVVSAQNFMVIAHPNFASLVVATPTELQALLHPAHPRAEIVRRAVIVTEAHSPETSALVRGAGATAILCAGTTASALLPRLEALLANDQAAEDRLVTSGTKVLTQVARRGGVKAVIAELAHRIDGWAVLLDSQGQAITTAGAGALHVQDATAVAFRRPVRVRHPGLQVHPVGSNEDLTAYLVVASHEGSMSRSRDLASQAAALLDLILRTHDHTTTERLGREVMITSLLTGSPGEAEALLRRWGVHESSLTAFILSARTKSVDLERLVARWLDELGCMHVMTGVNGGVLGFIRDDRVDEIAARVESYASDVQVSLRCGIGSSTSLDALARSASEARQAHQVAVTDARSIARYRALPTVRYVLDRLDQDSTAQIADVLDGLRDSAGEHGELTRTLHTYLAEHGSWGVTATQLGVHRQTLNSRIQRIEALTGLSMSDPDDRTAAWLALRALER; this comes from the coding sequence ATGGCTCGCGATGTTCTGTCCGTTGCCCGGGTGCTCGCCGGCACACTCGTCGGCGACTCGGTCAGCCCTGCAACGCCCGTCGATTCCGTGGTCTCGGCCCAGAACTTCATGGTGATCGCCCACCCGAACTTCGCCAGTCTCGTGGTGGCCACGCCCACCGAACTGCAGGCGCTGCTGCACCCCGCACACCCGCGGGCCGAGATTGTGCGGCGGGCCGTGATCGTGACCGAGGCGCACTCGCCCGAGACCAGCGCGCTCGTGCGCGGTGCCGGAGCGACGGCCATCCTGTGTGCCGGCACGACGGCATCCGCACTGCTGCCCCGCCTTGAGGCTCTGCTGGCCAACGACCAGGCCGCCGAAGACCGGCTGGTCACGAGCGGCACGAAGGTGCTCACCCAAGTCGCCCGTCGAGGCGGCGTGAAGGCCGTGATCGCCGAGCTCGCGCATCGCATCGATGGCTGGGCGGTGTTGCTCGACAGTCAGGGGCAGGCCATCACGACTGCCGGCGCCGGCGCCTTGCACGTGCAGGATGCGACGGCCGTGGCCTTTCGACGGCCGGTGCGGGTGCGGCATCCCGGCTTGCAGGTGCACCCCGTCGGCTCGAACGAAGACCTCACTGCGTATCTCGTGGTGGCATCACATGAGGGGTCGATGAGTCGCAGTCGCGACTTGGCGTCGCAGGCGGCCGCGCTGCTCGACCTCATTCTGCGCACGCACGACCACACCACCACCGAGCGGTTGGGCCGCGAAGTGATGATCACGAGCCTGCTCACCGGCTCACCGGGCGAGGCCGAAGCACTGCTGCGCCGGTGGGGCGTGCACGAGAGCTCGCTCACCGCGTTCATACTCAGCGCACGCACGAAGTCGGTCGATCTGGAACGTCTCGTGGCCCGCTGGCTTGACGAGTTGGGCTGCATGCACGTGATGACAGGGGTGAACGGCGGCGTACTCGGCTTCATCCGTGACGATCGAGTGGACGAGATCGCGGCCCGCGTCGAGAGTTATGCGAGCGATGTGCAGGTGTCTCTACGCTGCGGAATCGGCTCCAGCACCAGCCTTGACGCGCTGGCGCGCAGCGCGTCGGAGGCCCGCCAGGCCCACCAGGTTGCGGTGACTGATGCCCGCTCGATTGCCCGCTACCGCGCCTTGCCGACCGTGCGTTATGTGCTCGACCGGCTCGATCAGGATTCCACCGCGCAGATCGCCGATGTGCTCGACGGATTGCGCGATTCCGCGGGCGAGCACGGCGAGCTCACCCGGACATTGCACACCTACCTCGCCGAGCACGGCTCGTGGGGCGTGACCGCAACCCAGCTTGGCGTGCACCGCCAGACGCTGAACAGTCGCATCCAGCGCATCGAGGCGCTCACGGGCCTGTCGATGTCGGACCCCGACGACCGCACGGCCGCCTGGTTGGCGCTGCGGGCGCTGGAGCGCTGA
- a CDS encoding methyltransferase, producing the protein MTSEFSFDRLRRRPDVEAANLFAVDASDRLILAEAATALAAAGPAEVVVIEDHYGALTLGAAALAGARGIRVHQDALSGELALAANAAEVGLAGGYRSLDLGEELLTSARVVLLQLPRSLSALDEIAAAIARFAAADVTVFAGGRIKHMTPAMNEVLRRHFGDVTASLAAQKSRVLTASTPLTADQVGGNAVASEWPHRAVHADLGLTVCAHGAAFAGTTIDIGTRYLLEFIDRMKPEVQTAIDLGCGTGVLASALARARPALHVTASDQSAAAIASARATAVANGVAGRVTVVRDDALARQPDASAELIVLNPPFHIGSSVHAGIALKLFEDAARVLKPGGELWTVWNTHLGYRPALNRLVGPTHQVGRNTKFTVTVSTRR; encoded by the coding sequence GTGACTTCAGAATTCTCGTTTGACCGCCTGCGCCGCCGGCCCGACGTCGAGGCCGCGAATCTGTTCGCCGTCGACGCGAGCGACCGGCTGATTCTCGCCGAGGCGGCCACTGCGCTCGCCGCGGCCGGGCCCGCTGAGGTCGTGGTGATTGAAGACCATTACGGTGCCTTGACGCTCGGTGCTGCCGCTCTGGCCGGGGCGCGCGGCATCCGAGTGCATCAAGATGCCCTCTCTGGCGAACTCGCGCTTGCCGCGAATGCCGCGGAGGTCGGCCTCGCCGGCGGGTATCGTTCACTCGATCTGGGCGAGGAGTTGCTCACGAGCGCCCGCGTCGTGCTGCTGCAGCTGCCGCGCAGCCTGTCGGCTCTTGACGAGATCGCCGCCGCCATCGCCCGCTTCGCGGCCGCCGACGTCACGGTGTTTGCGGGCGGGCGCATCAAGCACATGACCCCGGCAATGAACGAGGTGCTGCGCCGCCACTTCGGTGACGTCACGGCGTCGCTGGCCGCGCAGAAGTCGCGGGTACTGACCGCGTCGACGCCTCTGACAGCGGACCAGGTGGGCGGGAACGCCGTCGCCTCAGAATGGCCGCACCGCGCGGTGCACGCCGACCTGGGCCTGACCGTCTGCGCGCACGGCGCTGCATTCGCCGGTACCACCATCGACATCGGCACCCGCTACCTGCTCGAGTTCATCGATCGGATGAAGCCGGAGGTGCAGACGGCCATCGATCTCGGCTGCGGCACCGGTGTGCTGGCCAGTGCGCTCGCGCGTGCCCGCCCGGCCCTGCACGTGACCGCCAGCGACCAGTCGGCCGCAGCCATCGCATCCGCCCGGGCCACCGCCGTGGCCAACGGCGTGGCAGGGCGCGTCACCGTCGTGCGCGACGACGCGTTGGCACGCCAGCCGGATGCCTCGGCCGAGCTGATCGTACTCAATCCGCCGTTTCACATCGGCTCGTCGGTGCACGCCGGAATCGCCCTGAAACTGTTCGAGGATGCGGCGCGCGTGCTGAAACCCGGTGGCGAACTGTGGACCGTCTGGAACACCCACCTCGGGTACCGCCCCGCGCTGAACCGCCTCGTCGGCCCCACCCACCAGGTCGGTCGCAACACCAAATTCACCGTGACTGTCTCGACGCGTCGCTAA
- a CDS encoding alcohol dehydrogenase catalytic domain-containing protein, which translates to MKAVVFRAPGQPLEYTDVELAAPKAGEVRVKIAAAGVCHSDLHVKRGEWDAPAPMVMGHEGSGVVVELGDGVTSLAVGDHVVLSWVPPCGECRYCRSGHEARCQKVATVVAPHGVLFDGTSRLSQNGETVQHYLGVSSFAEEVVVPASGAVKVRDDAPLDVVALVGCAVATGVGAVLNTAAVEPGSTVVVIGCGGVGLNVVQGARLAGAERIIAIDVNADKTTLAAQFGATDSIDASQVDAVAALFELIPDGVDYAFDAIGRTSTTEQAIQMLGLGGAAVIVGLPPTGAKASFEPLVLAEADQRILGSNYGSVRPSIDIPALVDRYMDGQLKLDPLVSGRRPLSEAAEAFEDLEFGGALRTLLIP; encoded by the coding sequence ATGAAGGCCGTTGTCTTCCGTGCGCCAGGCCAGCCGCTCGAGTACACCGATGTTGAACTCGCCGCCCCGAAAGCCGGCGAAGTGCGCGTCAAGATCGCCGCAGCCGGCGTCTGCCACTCCGACCTGCACGTCAAGCGCGGCGAATGGGACGCCCCGGCGCCCATGGTGATGGGCCACGAAGGGTCCGGCGTCGTCGTCGAACTCGGCGACGGCGTCACCTCGCTCGCGGTCGGCGACCACGTCGTGCTCTCCTGGGTGCCGCCGTGCGGCGAGTGCCGCTACTGCCGCTCCGGCCATGAAGCCCGCTGCCAGAAGGTCGCGACCGTTGTCGCGCCGCACGGCGTGCTCTTCGACGGCACCTCCCGCCTGTCGCAAAACGGCGAGACGGTGCAGCACTACCTCGGCGTCTCGTCGTTTGCCGAAGAGGTCGTCGTTCCGGCATCCGGCGCCGTCAAGGTGCGCGATGACGCGCCGCTCGACGTTGTGGCCCTCGTCGGCTGCGCCGTGGCAACGGGCGTCGGTGCCGTGCTCAACACCGCCGCCGTCGAACCCGGTTCGACCGTCGTCGTGATCGGCTGCGGCGGCGTGGGCCTCAACGTCGTGCAGGGCGCCCGCCTGGCCGGTGCCGAGCGCATCATCGCCATCGACGTGAACGCCGACAAGACAACGCTCGCCGCCCAGTTCGGCGCTACCGACAGCATCGACGCCTCGCAGGTTGATGCCGTTGCCGCACTCTTCGAGCTGATCCCCGACGGCGTCGACTACGCGTTCGACGCGATCGGCCGCACGTCCACCACCGAGCAGGCCATTCAGATGCTCGGCCTCGGCGGGGCGGCCGTCATCGTCGGCCTGCCGCCGACCGGAGCCAAGGCGTCATTCGAGCCGCTGGTGCTCGCCGAAGCCGACCAGCGCATCCTCGGTTCCAACTATGGCAGTGTGCGTCCGTCGATCGACATCCCCGCACTCGTCGACCGTTACATGGACGGCCAGTTGAAGCTCGATCCGCTCGTGTCGGGACGTCGCCCGCTGTCCGAGGCGGCTGAAGCGTTCGAAGACCTCGAGTTCGGCGGCGCACTGCGCACCCTGCTCATCCCGTAA